The DNA region TGCCAGGAAAAGTAAATCCAGTAATGGCAGAAGTATTAAACCAAAGTGCTTTTCAGGTTGTTGGAAACGATTTGACCATCAGTATGGCATCAGAAGCAGGACAATTTGAACTGAATGTAATGGAGCCAGTGATCGTCTTTAACCTATTGCAGTCTATTAAGGTGATGACCAATGTTCTAACTGTGTTCCGCGAACATTGTCTAACCGGAATCACAGCTAACAAAGAAAGAATGGAAGCTTACGTGAATAATAGTGTGGGTATCATTACAGCCATTAATCCCCATGTTGGTTATGAAACAGCAGCAAGTATTGCACGTGAAGCCATCGAATCGGGTAGACCTGTCAGAGAGATTGTCCTTGAGCAAGAAGTGTTAACAGCTGAAGAGCTTGATACAATCTTACATCCATTTGAAATGACCAATCCTGGTATTGCAGGAAAAGAACTATTGGAGAAAAAACGTCGACAAAAAGAAGCAGAAGAAAAAGAATTGGCACACGTTTAAAAATATATTGATGGCTTTGCGCCTGAGCTTCTTAAAAAGAAGAAGCTCGGACGCTAGAGCTGCTTTTAACAATAGAGATTATTAACTAATGAGTAGCATCATAAGGAGGTACAACGAAATATGGAGCATGGAAAAAACCAGCACTTCATCCGAAAACTGCATTCTTTATCGGGAATTATTCCTGTTGGTGTATTTATGACTGTTCATTTATTTATCAACTATACCGCAACATGGGGAATCGATTCCTACAATAAAGCAGCAGGTTTTATGGTGAATCTTCCGTTTAAATACTTTCTCGAACTATTTGTCATCTTTTTACCATTGTTATTTCATGCCTTATACGGTGTCTATATTGCCCGTCAAGCAAAAAACAATGTTAGCAGCTATGGATATTTTCGTAACTGGAAGTTTTACTTGCAGCGCATTACCGGATTACTCGCCTTTGTTTTTATCATTTGGCATGTTTGGGAAACCAAGGTACAGGTAGAGTTTTCTGGGGTAGAAGCGGATTATACTTTGATGGCCAATATTGTTGATAATTGGATCTCATTAACGCTTTATATCA from Neobacillus sp. FSL H8-0543 includes:
- a CDS encoding succinate dehydrogenase cytochrome b558 subunit, which translates into the protein MEHGKNQHFIRKLHSLSGIIPVGVFMTVHLFINYTATWGIDSYNKAAGFMVNLPFKYFLELFVIFLPLLFHALYGVYIARQAKNNVSSYGYFRNWKFYLQRITGLLAFVFIIWHVWETKVQVEFSGVEADYTLMANIVDNWISLTLYIIGIVSCIYHFVNGIWTFLITWGITVSPKSQKVTQYISFGLFIVLTFIGIRAILAFA